CTCTGAAAGACCTGTCCCAAGAAAAAGGTCCTTCTTCCTTTTGCTGTCCTGGGTCAAACATACTTGacaacacacaaaacaaaagatGTTCATTATATCTGGGCTTCCATCTCTGGAGTGCCTGGGATACAGAGAAGAATCTGCATTTGCCTGTAGGAACACTTGCCTGAAATGCAGAGATTTTTATTACTGGTCCTTTCCATAATACTTGGATATTTGCATGTGAATTCAACAAATAATCTAACACAGATTAGTATTGTTCAGTTCTAAcgcaaaaagaaagaagggggcgTGGTGTTGTGAATCCATAGAGTTCTTTGGAAATTACCCTAATTTCCAGGTGACTAGAAAAAGTCTACATTGGCAAAAATTTACATATCTAAATGtctaaaaataggaaaatggttAGAAGTTACAGCTGGCAACTAGAAGTGATTTagtcattaaaaaggaaattatgaaatctaagtatataatatagtgtatataatatgtatatattatatataagtatattgcATATAtagtatattgtatatatattacataaaagcATATTGTAATAGTCTGTAATCTGCCAGACACATAGGTTTACCAGATTATGATTACCACTTTGTAAaacttataaatttaatatacaaaaaatgGTTAGGAGTGAAAAGGCAACTAGATAACATGAAATCTTTACTCATTTGTgactatctttctgttattgtgGAGAGTCTAGATTTTGAGCCTTATTTTTTTCCGCATAAATTCTCAATTTGTTGTGACATAGTATTTAGTAACTTTACTGTTGAATACACTCCTTCCCTGTAGTAGACAAATATTTGATAAAGTCTCTAATAGAGGGCATATAAtgacttggaaaaagaaaaaaattaatccatgTGTTAATGTAATTGATGTTAGTTTAATTATAATTGCAGAACTATTGTGCACTTTTCTCAGTctctgagtttttgtttgtttttcccttacagCAAAGTATCCAGAGATAAAATCCTTAATGAAACCTGATTCCAACTTGATATGGATTGTAATTTTGATGGTTCTCACTCAGTTTGTTGCATTTTACTTAGTGAAGGACTTGGACTGGAAATGGGTCCTATTTTGGGCGTATGCCTTTGGCAGCTGCATTAATCATTCAACGACTCTGGCTATTCATGAAGTTTCCCACAACAGTGCCTTTGGCCAATGCAAACCTATGAGGAATCGTTGGTTTGGAATATTTGCTAATCTCCCTATTGGTGTTCCATATTCAATTTCCTTTAAGAGGTATCACATGGATCATCATCGATACCTCGGTGGTGATGGCGTCGATGTGGATATTCCAACTGATTTTGAAGGCTGGTTCTTCTGTACCACTTTCAGAAAGTTTATCTGGGTTATTCTTCAACCTCTCTTTTATGCTTTTCGGCCTCTGTTCATCAACCCCAAACCAATTTCTTATCTGGAAATCATCAATACTGTGATCCAGATCACTTTTGACGTTGCGATTTACTACGTTTTGGGAATTAAATCTTTAGTCTACATGTTGGCGGCAACCTTACTTGGCCTAGGTTTGCACCCAATCTCTGGACATTTTATAGCTGAACATTACATGTTCTTAAAAGGACATGAAACTTACTCATACTATGGGCCTCTGAATTTACTCACCTTCAATGTGGGTTACCATAATGAACACCATGACTTCCCCAACATTCCAGGAAAAAGCCTTCCCCTGGTAAGTAAAGGATTTGATACATGTTCTAATTTCTGATGGTTATATGATCAAAATTACTTTTGACTTGCTCATTTAACATGGAATCTAGTATATTTCGTCCATCTAGGCTGTTCATCAAAGAAAACAGCAAGAGTCCAAGTCCTGAGTTGGCCAGCCTAACTTTACAAAGAGTTCACTGTCCTGGATCCCTAAGCCTAGCGGTAACACGTCTGGTTTAGAATGTTGGGGGATCTGCAAAATTGGCTAACatgtgaagtaattcagaaataGAGAATGAATTCCCTCTGTGAAGGGAGCAAAAGTTCACATAACCGTTATCACTGTTAAGCTGAATACACTTAGCTAAGGTTTGTGTTGGTTTGTTGTGAAATACAGAGGTCCTACATAATTGCTCTGCAAAATAAGTGAACTTCAGTTTCCAGTACCACAGACTTCCCACAGGTAGGGACCATCTGTTTCCTGTCACATAGACTTTCAGTGTGTCGTTTGTGGAGTAAATGAAAGACAGCACATTGACACTCATCCTTTCACCCTTCCCAAAACAGGATGATCCTCTCCAAACttcagttgtatttctgatgAGTTCTCTTATTAGACTTGCCATCCTCAGAATGGATAACTTTTACAATTCCATTACCAAAAAAATGTTTCCGTAATTCTAAAAAGGGGAAGTAGTATGATGTGTAATATcaggtttttttgattttttttttttagctgtgatATAAGGGAACCATAGCCAGGTATTTTATGCTATCATATCCACCCAACCACATTTTATAGATTTCctcttaagtttttaaatgttgactGTCTGCAGACTCGTATACAACATGACAATGAAATACAACGTTTGATTATTGATTGGATTGCCAATTGAGGAAAGAAAGATCTAGAAAGGACATTG
The sequence above is drawn from the Tursiops truncatus isolate mTurTru1 chromosome 1, mTurTru1.mat.Y, whole genome shotgun sequence genome and encodes:
- the DEGS1 gene encoding sphingolipid delta(4)-desaturase DES1 isoform X1 translates to MGNRVSREDFEWVYTDQPHATRRQEILAKYPEIKSLMKPDSNLIWIVILMVLTQFVAFYLVKDLDWKWVLFWAYAFGSCINHSTTLAIHEVSHNSAFGQCKPMRNRWFGIFANLPIGVPYSISFKRYHMDHHRYLGGDGVDVDIPTDFEGWFFCTTFRKFIWVILQPLFYAFRPLFINPKPISYLEIINTVIQITFDVAIYYVLGIKSLVYMLAATLLGLGLHPISGHFIAEHYMFLKGHETYSYYGPLNLLTFNVGYHNEHHDFPNIPGKSLPLVRKIAAEYYESLPHYNSWIKVLYDFVTDDTISPYSRVKRHQKGSVVLE
- the DEGS1 gene encoding sphingolipid delta(4)-desaturase DES1 isoform X2, which translates into the protein MKPDSNLIWIVILMVLTQFVAFYLVKDLDWKWVLFWAYAFGSCINHSTTLAIHEVSHNSAFGQCKPMRNRWFGIFANLPIGVPYSISFKRYHMDHHRYLGGDGVDVDIPTDFEGWFFCTTFRKFIWVILQPLFYAFRPLFINPKPISYLEIINTVIQITFDVAIYYVLGIKSLVYMLAATLLGLGLHPISGHFIAEHYMFLKGHETYSYYGPLNLLTFNVGYHNEHHDFPNIPGKSLPLVRKIAAEYYESLPHYNSWIKVLYDFVTDDTISPYSRVKRHQKGSVVLE